The DNA segment GGCCTACGGCATCAAGTTCGTGGCCCTGCGCTACTTCAACGTCGCCGGTGCCAAGCCGGACGGATCCATCGGTGAGGATCACGGCCCCGAAACCCACCTGCTGCCGATCGTGCTGCAGGTCGCCCAGGGCAAGCGTGACAAGCTGATGATCTTCGGCGACGACTACAACACCCCCGACGGCACCAACGTGCGCGACTATGTACACCCCTTCGATCTGGCCGACGCGCACATCCTCGCCGTCGACTACCTGCGTGCCGGCAATGAGTCCAACGCCTTCAACCTCGGTTCCTCCACAGGCTTCTCGAACCTGCAGATTCTTGAGGCAGCCCGCAAGGTGACCGGCAAGGAGATCCCCGCTGAGATGGCACCGCGCCGCCCCGGCGACCCGGACACCCTGATCGCCGCTTCCGATAAGGCCCGCACCGTGCTCGGCTGGAAGCCGCAGTTCGACAACATCGACAAGATCATCGAGACCGCTTGGGCATGGCATTCCACCCACCCGAACGGGTACGACGATCGTAAGTGATTTCGGCGCAATCGCCGCAGCAGGGCCTTCCTTCGGGGAGGCCCTGTTTGTTTAGTAAACAAAGTAACGATTGCTAAATCCACGGTAAACTTGTTTACAAGGAAAGTTCACAGAGCAAGGAGGCTCCCATGGATGGCGCAAGCTCGATACAGAGCGCGGACCTGAGCTGGCTTGACAAGCCGGACGTGTTCCGCGTGAACCGCTTGGACGCGCACAGCGATCACCGGTGCTATGCCACGCAGGACGAGGCGGAACGCGACAGCAGCGGTCTGATCATGCCACTCGACGGCACTTGGAAATTCAAGTATTCCCCCAACCCGCAGGCGCGACCCGTCGATTTCCACCAGCTGGCCGAGGCGCCCGCCGACTTCGACGACATCGCAGTGCCGGGGCATATCGAAATGGCGGGATATGACAAGAACCAGTACATCAACACCATGTACCCGTGGGAGGGCCGTAAGTATCGCCGCCCTGCCGGCTTGACGCCAGACGATCCCGGCATCGGCACGTTCTCCGACGCCGACGACAATCCGGTCGGCTCCTACATGCGCACCTTCACCCTGCCCGAACATATGCGCGGCCAGCGCATCCACGTGGTGTTCGAAGGCGTAGAGCAGGCGTTCTACCTGTGGCTCAACGGGCATTTCGTCGGATATGCGGAAGACACCTTCACGCCGTCCGAATTCGACCTGACCCCGTATATCAACGAGACCGGCGCCAACACCATCGCATGCGAGGTGTTCAAACGCTCTACCGCGGCATGGGTCGAAGACCAGGACTTTTTCCGTTTCTTCGGCATCTTCCGCCCCGTGAAGCTTGTGGCACTGCCCAAGATCCATGTGGACGACATCGCCGTACGTTCCCTGCTGAGCGACGATCTGCAGACGGGAACCATCACCGTCGATATGCGGCTGAGTGCCAAGGACGCCGCTGATTTCGCCGGCGCCCAGGCGGAAGTGGTCGTAACCGATCCGCAAGGCACTCGCATTGCGTCTCAGACCAGCTCACCGGAAACCGATGGCGACGCCACCCTCGCGTTCACCAGCATTGCCGCCCCGCAGTTGTGGGACAACGGCAGCCCGAACCTGTACCGCGTCGACGTGCGCCTCATCGACGCCTCCGGCAAGACCTGTGAGATCGCCCAAGTGGATACCGGTTTCAGGAAGCTGGTGCGTGACGGCGTGAAGGTCACGCTCAACGGTCACCGGCTCTATATCCTCGGCGTCAACCGCCATGAGTGGAACGCCGATTCCGGCCGCTGCATCACCATGGACGACATGCACCGCGACATCGATACGATGCTGCGCAACAACATCAACGCCGTGCGTACCTGCCACTACCCGGATCGGTTGGAATGGTACCGTCTGTGCGACGAGCACGGCATCTACGTGATGGCCGAGACCAACCTGGAATCCCACGGCACCTGGCAGAAGATGGGAATCGTCGAGCCTTCATACAACGTGCCGGGCAACAGCAGCGTATGGGAGAAGGTCGTGGTCGACCGCGCCACCACGCAGTATGAGATGCTCAAGAACCACCCGTCCATCCTGTTCTGGTCCATGGGCAACGAGTCGTATGCCGGCACCGCCATCGCGGCGATGGACGCCTACTACAAGAGCAAGCAGGACGGCCGCCTGACGCATTACGAGGGCGTGGTTCACAACCGTGCGTTCGAAGACGTCATCTCCGACTTGGAAAGCCGCATGTACGATACGCCGGAAGGCGCGCGCAAGTATCTGAGCGAGCAGCCGAAGAAGCCGTACATTCTGTGCGAGTTCATGCATGACATGGGCAATTCGCTGGGCGGCTTCGGCGACTACATGGAGCTGTTCGACGATTGCGAAGGGTTCCTCGGCGGGTTCATCTGGGATTACATCGACCAGCAGCTGTACGCGCCCGATCCGCTGACGGGCGAGAAGATGCTGTGCTACGGCGGCGATTTCGACGATCGCTGCTCCGACTACGAATTCTCCGGTGATGGTCTGCTGTTCGCCGACCGCACGGAGAAGCCGGCCATGCAGGAAGTCAAGTATTACTACGGAAGGTACGCAGATGGAAATCGTATTCGGTGATGTGGTGACGGGCGTCCACGGCGACGGCTTCGAATACCTGTTCTCATGGCAGGCCGGTGGCCCGGTCTCGTTCAATATCGGCGGCCGTGAATGGCTGTATCGTGCGCCGCGTCCGGCGTTGTGGCGCGCCACCACCGACAACGACCGTGGCAATGGATTCCCGGTCAAGTCGGCAATGTGGATGGGCGCGGATATGTTCGCCACATGTTCCAAGATCGAGCTGAGCGTTGACGGCGAGCCGGTGGACAATCCGCTTGCGCCGGACAACAACTCGTATGGCGGCCCGGTGCAGGCGCAGACCATGACCATGACCTACACCTACACGCTGCCTGTTGTGCCGGCGACCACGGTGACGGTGGCCTACACCGTTACCTCTGACGGCACAATCGGCGTAACGGTGCGTTACGAGGGCAAGGAAGGCCTGCCCGAGCTGCCGGTGTTCGGCCTGCGCTTCGTGATGCCGACCCCGGCCAAAGGATTCACCTATACCGGGCTTTCCGGCGAAACCTACCCCGACCGCATGGCCGGTGGGGTGCCGGGGGAGTACACGGTTGAAGGCATGCCGGTCACCCCATACCTGGTGCCGCAGGACTGCGGTATGCATATGCGCACCGAACGGGTTACGGTGACGCGCGATGCCGTGCTCGACAACGCAAGGCGTGGCGACCGCAGCGAATTCTCGCTGACCTTCGCCCAGGGGGAGGATGGCGTACCGTTCGCCTTCTCCTGCCTGCCGTATACGCCGGAAGAAATCGAGAACGCCACGCATCCCAACGAGCTGCCGCCGGCACGCCGCACGGTGCTGACGGTATGCGGCGCAGTGCGTGGCGTGGGCGGCATCGATAGCTGGGGCTCCGACGTGAGGCCCGACTATCACATCGATGCGCAGGAAAACCACGAGTTCAGTTTTAGGATTGAACTATAGTTTTAGCGAAAACCAAGAAGCACGAGGCGGCATCCGATGGGTGCCGTCTCGTTGTTATCGTTGGAATACGGCCATTGGGGAGGACTGGTAAACAAGAGCAGCAAAGGACGTTTTTAAGTAAAAAGATACGTTTCAGTAAAAAAGCGTATTATCGTAAACATTGTACATATTAGGAGAAGCAAGGAGGCTTCGCATGAGCAACGGCAGCTCTGCTGAACAATCCAGAAGCAAAGTAATGACTTCGCGCATCGCATACGCGACCGGCGCATTCGGACATGACATCTTCTACGCCACACTGTCGACGTATCTGATCATGTTCATCACCTCTCACCTGTTCAACTCGGGTGATGCGGCACATAACAACCGCATGGTGCTGTACATCACCACCATCATCGCCGTACTGCGTATCGTCGAGCTGTTCATCGACCCGTTCATCGGCAACATGATCGACAACACCACCACCAAGTGGGGCAAGTTCAAGCCGTGGGTCGTCGGCGGCGGTGTGGTCAGCTCCGTTGCCCTGATGGTGCTGTTCACCGATATGGGCGGCCTCAACGAGACCAACCCGATGCTCTACCTGGCCATCTTCGCGGTGCTGTACATCGTGATGGATATCTTCTATTCCTTCAAGGACATCAGCTTCTGGTCCATGGTCCCGGCCCTGACCTTCAGCTCCGAAGAGCGTGAGAAGACCGCAACCTTCGCCCGTGTCGGCTCCACCATCGGCGGCAACATCGTCGGCGTCGTGATCATGCCGATCGTCCTCTTCTTCTCCGTCACCAAGTCCGGCTCCGGCGATAAGAACGGCTGGTTCTGGTTCGCCTTCATCGTGGCCCTCATCGGCATCATCTCCGTGATCTGCGTCGCCCTCGGCACCCACGAGGTCGACTCCACGCTGCGCCAGAACAAGACCAAGACGGGCTTCAAGGACGTGTTCCGCATGCTGCTCAAGAACGATCAGCTCATGGCCATCGCCCTGTCCTACCTCGCCTACACCACCGGCGTAGCCATCCTGAACGCCTCCGAGCTGTACTACTTCCAGTACATTCTCGGCGACGCCAGCAAGTTCTCCATCCTGGCCACCATCAACACCCTGGTCGGCCTGGTCTCCGTTTCGCTGTTCCCGAAGCTCGCTCAGCAGTTCAGCCGCCGCAACGTGTTCGTTGTCTGCCTGGGCATTATGCTCGCCGGCATCGTGCTCTTCTTCTTCGCCGGCAAGTCCCTGGCCCTCGTGCTGGTCGCCGCCGAGCTGTTCTTCATCCCGCAGCCGCTGGTGTTCCTCGTGGTCCTCATGACCATCACCGATTGCGTCGAATACGGCCAGCTCAAGCTCGGCCACCGCGATGAGGCCCTGACCCTCTCCGTCCGCCCGCTGCTCGATAAGTTCGGTGGCGCCGTGTCCAACTGGGTTATCGGCTTCGCCGCCGTCGCCGCAGGCATGACCGCCGGTTCCGAAAACCATGTCAGTGCCCAGGGCGAGATGAACTTCAAGCTCATCGTGTTCGTGGCCCCGCTGGTGCTCATCGTCATCGGCCTGCTCATCTTCCTCACCCGCGTCAAGCTGACCGAGGAGAAGCACGCCGAGATCGTGGCCGAACTGGAGAAGACCTGGGGCAAGGACGCGCTGGGCGCCAACGCCTCCGCCGAAGACGAGGCCACCATTGCCTCCGCGACCGAGGAAGCCGGTAGCACTCCAACAAAGTAAGCCATTCATGGAATTGCCGGTAGGTAGTCATACAAGCCGGCAATCCCCTCGACCCCACTAAGCGGCATCCATCGCATAAGCCGCTTGGTGCAGTAGCGGCCACCGCTTGCAGTTTCCCCCTTTCCCTGTGAGCGGCCGCTATAGAGGCCGGAGCCTTGCATTATGCAGGGCTCCGGCCTTATGCGTGGTTTTGCAATGGTTCTGCGTGGTTCCGTATGCAAGCGGCGCACAATCTGCCTGCCGAAATCGGCGGGTGGGGCATGCTAAGGTTGCAAGTAAATTCATTTAGCTAGCGTGATGGTTGGGAAGGCTGGGATCCGATGGCCACAATTAAGGAAATCGCGAAGCATACAGGCTTTTCGCAGGCCACGGTGTCGAGGATTCTGAACGACGACCCCTCGTTCTCTGTCAAGGAATCCACCCGGCAGAAGGTGTTAAACGCCAGTCTTGAACTGGGCTACGAGAACGTCTCGCAGTACCAGCGCATCATTATTCCGCGAGACATTGCGATTCTGAACAACGTTGTTCCCGACAAGGGGCTGCAGGACGCATATTTTGAAGAATTGCGCGAAGTGCTGACCCGGCAGGCCAAAGAACAGCGCATGAATGCGACGATCTACGACGATATCGACGACCTGATCGCACACGGCGGCGATTATGCCGGCTTCATCTCGATGGGCCCCGCGGTGCTGCCGCCGGAAACGCTGCACAGGCTGCATCAGGCGCTGCCCCACGGCGTCTTCATCGACATTAATCCGGCGCCGAATCTCTTCGATTCCGTACAGCCAGACCTGGAACAGATCGTGCTCGACGCGCTCGACGCGTTGAAGGCCGATGGGTGCCGCCGCATCGGTTTCATCGGCGGTGCGGGCACCATGATGGGGGAGCACTCGTACCCCGAGGATGTTCGTCGTTTCGCGTTCTGCAACTGGAGCGCACGGTTGGATCTGGACACGGAGGGACTGGTCTACGCCGACGGCCCGTTTACCGTCGCCAACGGGCGTGAGCAGGGGGAGCGGCTGATTCGCGACCATGCCGATGATCTGCCGGATGCCGTGCTGGTGGCCGCCGATACGCTTGCCGTGGGGCTGCTGCAGGCGTTTGCGGCCAAGAGCATTCTGGTGCCGCGCGATATCAAGGTGGTCAGCATCAATAATCAGGAGGTGGCGAAATACACCTCTCCAGCGCTTTCGTCGTATGACATCGACAAGGAGGAACTGACGCGCGCCGCGGTGCTGATGCTCGCCGAATCGCTGGTCAGCAAGCGCAGTGTGAAACAGCACACCTGCATCTCCTCGCATCTGGTGGTGCGTGACAGTTTTGCCCCCGAACGGTAGTTCTGCGCTTTGGGATGCGCAGGCCGCCGATGACGATAGCGGCGTGTGGTTGTATAAACCGGCGATATGAGACGCTGCTGGGGCGTTGTGAGGTGTCCGCACGACGGCTGTGTGACAGTAAGTAAAAATATTTAATCAAAGTACGTGTCACCCGTTCGTTTCACCGAAAGCATAGATGTTATCAGAGGTTGCAATCGATGCGTTCATGTCCCAAAAATCATTGATTGGTGTTGCGTTGTTCCCCATCATCTGCGGGAATTATTGAATATTTTGTTTAGTAAACATTTTTATTCAATGAAATAAAAGATGTACAGTCGTATACACGATCAATGGATGATCTAGAGATCTTCTAAGGAGAAGAAGTCATGGGAAATGAACAAACCCTCGCCAGCGGCGGCGCCCAGCGTGGCAAAATCGGCCAGCGTGTGGCATACGCATTCGGCAACCTCGGCCAGTCCGCGTTCTACAACGCACTGAGCACCTACTTCATCGTATACGTGACCAGCTGCCTGTTCTCCGGCGTCGAAAAAGGCGTCGCAGCCAAACTGATCGGCGTTATCACCAGCCTTGTCGTCATCATCCGTATCGCGGAGATTTTCATTGATCCGCTGCTGGGCAACATCGTGGACAACACCACCACCAAGTGGGGCCGCTTCCGCCCGTGGCAGTTCCTGGGCGGCCTGGTCTCCGCCCTGCTGCTCGTGGTGATCTACACCGGCATGTTCGGCCTGGTCAACGTGAACACCACCTGGTTCATCGTGCTGTTCGTCATCTGCTTCGTCGTGCTCGACGTGTTCTACTCCCTGCGCGACATCTCCTACTGGGGTATGATCCCGGCACTGTCCTCCGACTCGCATGAGCGCTCCACCTACACTGCCCTCGGCTCCTTCACCGGTTCCATCGGCTACAACGGCATCACCGTCGTCGTGATTCCGATCGTCACCTACTTCAGCTGGGTATTCACCGGTTCCCACGCCGAAAGCCAGAGCGGATGGACCGCCTTCGGCATCATCGTGGGCTTGCTTGGCATCCTGACCGCGTGGTCCGTAGCCTTCGGCACCAAGGAAAGCCAGAGCGCCCTGCGTTCCAAGGCGCAGAAGAACGGCGGTCCGCTGCAGGCGTTCAAGGCTCTGTTCCAGAACGACCAGCTGCTGTGGGTCGCACTGAGCTACCTGCTGTACGCCATCGCCAACGTGGCCACCACCGGCGTGCTGATCTTCCTGTTCAAGTTCGTGCTGGACAATCAGGCCGCCTACTCCATGACCGGCATCATCGCGTTGGTCGCCGGCCTGGTCATGGCGCCGCTGTACCCGATCCTCAACAAGCGCATCCCGCGCCGCTACCTGTATATCGGTGGCATGACCTCCATGATCATCGCCTACATCATGCTCGGCATCTTCTCCAACAACATGATCATGGTGTTCGTGGCGCTGGTGCTCTTCTATGTGCCGGGCACGATGATCCAGATGACCGCCATTCTCTCCCTGACCGATTCCATCGAATACGGTCAGCTCAAGAACGGCAAGCGCAACGAGGCCGTCACCCTGTCCGTGCGCCCGATGCTCGACAAGATCGGCGGCGCCATGTCCAACGGCATCGTTGGCTTCATCGCCATCGCCGCCGGCATGACCGGCGACGCGACCGCGGCCGATATGACCGCCGCGAACATCAACACCTTTAAGACCTGCGCGTTCTATGTGCCGCTGGTGCTGATCGTGCTGAGCCTGCTGGTGTTCATGTTCAAGGTGAAGATCAGCGAGAAGATGCATGACGATATCGTCAAGCAGCTGGAGGCCAAGCTGGCCGCTGGCGAGATCGAAAGCGACGACGAGTCCTCCGCCGATGTTGAGGATGCGCCCGCCGAAGCCGCCGGTTCCGGTGCGGCTGCTTCCGGTTCCGCCGCGTGACCTTGCTATTACTACTTAACTGACCCCTTCCTATAACAGGGCGGTCGATATGGACGAAATCCGAGTGGAATTCGTCCATATCGACCGCCTTTTCCATGTGCGGCGTAGTGGGGAAGCGGGGGAGTGGGGTGGTGGAGGTGCGGCGGAAGCTGGGGATGAAATACGGAAAGGCCGCGACCCTGTTGAGTCGTGGCCTTGTGGGAGTCCGTATGAAAGGTGATCGGCGTTGGGCCGGTTACCTAGACAAATGAAATCACTTGTTGATGATGCGCTTGAACAGGTCGGAGGAGGCCTTGGCGAGGGCGAACTGGTAGAAGCCCGGATCGACGGAGGCGAGGTTGCTGTTCAGGATCTGGTCGAGAGTGTTGTTCTTCATGGTTATTCCTTTCGTGCGCGGCCTTGTTTTGCTTGTTTCTGGTATCGTTCTTGCGGCCGCATGTGCGTCGTGCTTGCATTCGGGGTATTCCCGTTGCGTGGGGTGCCGCTGCACCGGCTTTGCCTGGTTTGTTGAGCGACATCGTGAAGTCTTGTTCTTTTCTGTTGTGATTTCAGTATATGCCTGTTCATTGGTGTAATCATGCTGTAGTCGTTGATTTTTTTGTATATTTATCGGGTAATCTTGAAATGAACACACAGTATGTTCTGTTCCGGTGCTTTGACCACTGCGTTTCACGAGAAACCGCCCTGTAGCGCGGGCGGTGCGGAAAAATGCCGTACGCCTGTTTCGGGGCTGAACAACAGCGATACGTAGGGTTTGAGGATGTCGGAATGGGCTTGATAGTACAATGCCGAAGGGCGTATACCCGGATATAAGGTGTGCGTGTATGTATGTGCAATCGAAACCGACTGGTTGCCGGTGACGGATTCGTGGGATTCGCGGGCATGACCGCTACAAGCCGGCCGACCGCGAGTCGAGCCGGAAGCAGTCGGGTTTATATATAAGCGTTGAAACGAGGCAGATGTGGTAGGAATGCGCGATGTGGCGAAACAGGCCGGTGTCTCGCTGAGCACCGTGTCTTTGGTGGTCAATGGCACGGGTTACGTTTCCGACGACATGCGTGATCGCGTGCAACGCGCCATGGAGTCGCTGCATTATGTGCCGAACGATCTTGCGCGCAATTTCTCGCAGAATCGCGCCAATACGATCGGCATCATCGTGCCGACGATTCGGCATCCGTTTTTTGCCACGCTTACCGCAGACCTGCAGCATGTATTGGCGGGGAAGGGATTGCAGACGCTGCTGTGTTCCACCGCCGACGCGGCGCATGGCGAAGCGGCATACGTCGATATGCTTCGCAGGCGATTGATGGACGGCATCGTAATGGGCGCTCACACCGAGCATGCGCCGGATTACTGGACGTCGATTCATCGTCCGGTTATCGCATTCGATCGTACGTTGGGGGAGGGGATTCCCTCAATCGGGTCCGACCATGTGCAGGGCGGGCGGATGATCGCCGATCTGCTGATTCGCACGGGTGCGCGTCATGTTGCGGTGATCGGCGGGCCTCATACGCAATTCAAGGAAGACGACGTGCGTACCACATTCCCGACGGTACGCTATCACCTGGTTTTGGAGCATGAACTGGCCAAGGTCGGCGTGCGCTACGAGTACATCGAGGCTGGCGAGGTTATGGATTTCTCCGGCTATGCCGCTGCCGTGCGCAGTGTATTCGATCGTGCACCCGACGATGCGGTGGACGCGGTGGTGAGTTCGGATATCGGTGCGGCGCTGTGCGTGCGTGAGGCGATACGCCGTGGCGTGAACGTTCCTGACGATATGCAGATCGTGGCGTATGACGGCACGTATCTTGCCGATATGGCCGGCATGCCGCTCACTGTGGTGCGGCAGGATTTTCAGGCTCTGACGAGCAGTGTCGCGGACTGCATGATGCGGCTTATTGACGGGAAAGCAGGCGATGGCAGCGTTGATGATGGCGACGACAGTGGTGATGCCGTTTCCGATGTATCGTCGCATGGTGCATTTGGCATAGGGGAGGCGGAACATTTGATACCTGTTTCGTTGATCGCCGGAGCGACTACGCGCGAGTAGCTGTCGATATGCCGTCTGCCACGTGAAACACAGATATGTTTCATGTGAAACATATCGCGTGAAACACTATGGCTTGTGCCGGTCGCCTGTGACGAGTCTATGGCGGACCTATGTTTCAGGATCGAAATCCCGTGCCGGCTCTTCCCGGAAACGGGTGATGACGCTACTTGAGCTCCCGAACCGACCCGCGGTCTACGAATTCTGGAGGAATGACCGTTTTGACGCCGACTGCGATCTTCTCGCCGTTGTGCTGCCGCTCGATCATGGCGAACGCCTCACGCCCCAGCTCGTGGAAGCGAAGCCGCATCGTAGTCAATTCCAGCCGTGGCACCATGCCTTCGAGCGAGTCATCGACGCCGATGATGCTTATGTCTTCGGGAACCCGTTTACCTGCGGCACGCAATCCGAGCATCGCGCCGTATGCCATCTGATCGTTCGCCGCATACACTGCGGTGCATTCCTTTTCGTGGGCAAGCGCCAGACCTGCCTGGTATCCGCTGTCGGCTCCCCAATCGCCGATGTAAAGGGGAGGTATTGCGGCTCCGACTTGGGCAAGGGCGTCATGCCATCCCCTGATGCGGCTTTGCGCCGCGCGGGAAGTGGAAGGGCCCGCTATGTGGTACACGGTATGGTGCCCTTTGGAAAGCAGATAATCCACGGCTGCGGTGGAACACCCGTATGAGTCGGAATCGATGGTGACGCAGTTGTCGGCCGGTTCTTCGGAAATCAACACGACCGGCAGATTCTGCGGTGGCGTGAATTGATTGAAATCGGGGAAATCTCGTTCCATAATGACGATCACGCCGTCGAGCGGAAGATCTTCCACGAGTTTCAAGGCACCGGCCAGGGAACGATCCTGCAAGGTGTCGAGTGTGCGGATGGTAGTGGAATAGCCATGTTTCGCGGCCGTGCTGACTATGCCTTCGAGAATGCGGGCATTGCCGAAGGCCGACATATGGGAAAGCAGCACGCCGATATTATTGAACCGCCCGCTTTTGAGCGCTCGCGCGGCATAATTCGGGCGGTACCCAAGTTTTTTCATGGCCTCTTCTACACGGCTTTGCGTTTCGGGGCGAACGGCGGCGCTGCCGTTCGCGACGCGTGATACGGTCTGCGGGGAGACACCGGCTTCCTTGGCGACGTCTTGCAACGATACGGAGCTACGAGCCATGAGCCTATGTTTCCTTCTGCTGAATCAGGTGGTTGTCTGCTTCTGCCATCCTACATGAGAAACAGATAAATGGTTTCGTCACCATTTGGGGAAGCGACCTTATGCTGATGGGCAGCGCAGTACATTGCAATTGGCCTTTCCTTTTACCTATTGCTATAATGATAACGCAAACATTTTAGAGGGTCGCGTCAATGCTCCGACTGGAATTGCGGCGCGGCGTTGCCTCGAAGAGGAGGAAATCAATGACTCAGCGCAGAGCATTCCATTGGCCGCAGCCGCTGGAGGGCCAGCAGGCCCGCATCTGGTATGGCGGTGATTACAACCCGGACCAGTGGCCTGAGGAGGTGTGGGACGAGGATGTCCGCCTGATGAAGAAGGCCGGCGTGAATCTGGTTTCCGTAGGCATCTTCTCCTGGGCCCGCATCGAGCCCAGGGAGGACGTATACGACTTCGACTGGCTCGACCGCATCATCGACAAGCTCGGCAAGACCGGCATCGCGGTCGATCTTGCATCCGCCACCGCCTCCCCGCCGATGTGGCTCACCCAAGCACATCCGGAGGTGCTGTGGAAGGATTACCGCGGCGACGTATGCCAGCCGGGCGCCCGCCAGCACTGGCGCCCGACCAGCCCGATCTTCCGCGAATATGCGCTCAAGCTCTGCCGTGCGATGGCCGAACATTACAAGGACAACCCGTATGTGGTGGCATGGCATGTGAGTAACGAATACGGCTGCCACAATCGCTTCGACTACTCCGAGGACGCCGAACGCGCGTTCCAGCAGTGGTGCAAGGCTCGATACGGCACGATCGACGCGGTGAACGACGCATGGGGCACGGCATTCTGGGCGCAGCATATGAACGATTTCTCGGAAATCGTGCCGCCGCGCTTCATTGGTGACGGCAACTTCATGAACCCGGGCAAGCTGCTCGACTTCAAGCGGTTCAGCTCCGACGCGTTGAAGGCGTTCTACATCGCCGAACGCGATACGCTGGCCGAGATCACACCGGGCAGGCCATTGACCACGAACTTCATGGTCTCCTCGGGCAACACCACCGTGGATTACGACGACTGGGGCAACGAGGTCGACTTCGTATCGAACGACCATTACTTCACGCCGGGTGAGGCGCATCTGGACGAGCTTGCGTTTTCCGCCTCCCTGGTGGACGGCATCGCCCGCAAGGATCCGTGGTTCCTGATGGAGCATTCCACTTCGGCTGTGAACTGGCGTCCGATCAACTACC comes from the Bifidobacterium angulatum DSM 20098 = JCM 7096 genome and includes:
- a CDS encoding LacI family DNA-binding transcriptional regulator produces the protein MVGMRDVAKQAGVSLSTVSLVVNGTGYVSDDMRDRVQRAMESLHYVPNDLARNFSQNRANTIGIIVPTIRHPFFATLTADLQHVLAGKGLQTLLCSTADAAHGEAAYVDMLRRRLMDGIVMGAHTEHAPDYWTSIHRPVIAFDRTLGEGIPSIGSDHVQGGRMIADLLIRTGARHVAVIGGPHTQFKEDDVRTTFPTVRYHLVLEHELAKVGVRYEYIEAGEVMDFSGYAAAVRSVFDRAPDDAVDAVVSSDIGAALCVREAIRRGVNVPDDMQIVAYDGTYLADMAGMPLTVVRQDFQALTSSVADCMMRLIDGKAGDGSVDDGDDSGDAVSDVSSHGAFGIGEAEHLIPVSLIAGATTRE
- a CDS encoding LacI family DNA-binding transcriptional regulator codes for the protein MARSSVSLQDVAKEAGVSPQTVSRVANGSAAVRPETQSRVEEAMKKLGYRPNYAARALKSGRFNNIGVLLSHMSAFGNARILEGIVSTAAKHGYSTTIRTLDTLQDRSLAGALKLVEDLPLDGVIVIMERDFPDFNQFTPPQNLPVVLISEEPADNCVTIDSDSYGCSTAAVDYLLSKGHHTVYHIAGPSTSRAAQSRIRGWHDALAQVGAAIPPLYIGDWGADSGYQAGLALAHEKECTAVYAANDQMAYGAMLGLRAAGKRVPEDISIIGVDDSLEGMVPRLELTTMRLRFHELGREAFAMIERQHNGEKIAVGVKTVIPPEFVDRGSVRELK